A single Tuberibacillus sp. Marseille-P3662 DNA region contains:
- a CDS encoding Gfo/Idh/MocA family protein, translating into MSKNDGMNYAPEGEMNRVVKEGEFSFAAVALDHGHINGMCNGLIEAGADLKWVYDPDPQKVNTFLKKFPQAKAAASEEEVMNDEEVKLIAGAAVPSERCALGLRAMDHGKDYFTDKTPFTTFEQLAKAKAKTKATGRKYMVYYSERLHVESAVFAGQLIEEGAIGRVLQVMGLGPHQLRAQSRPKWFFQKEKYGGILCDIASHQIEQFLYYSGAKDADVLHSKVANYHHKEMYPELEDFGDATLVGDNGATNYFRVDWFTPDGLGTWGDGRSLILGTEGYIEIRKYIDVAREDSGDHLYLVNGNNRKHYSLQGQVGYPFFGQLILDCINRTENAMTQEHAFKAAELCLQAQEKAVRVE; encoded by the coding sequence ATGAGTAAAAACGATGGGATGAATTATGCTCCAGAAGGTGAGATGAACAGGGTTGTCAAAGAGGGAGAATTTTCGTTTGCTGCCGTGGCGTTAGATCACGGTCATATCAATGGTATGTGCAATGGACTCATCGAAGCCGGAGCCGATCTTAAGTGGGTTTATGATCCGGATCCGCAGAAAGTAAATACGTTTTTAAAAAAATTTCCCCAGGCAAAAGCGGCGGCATCTGAAGAAGAAGTGATGAATGATGAGGAAGTGAAATTGATAGCCGGAGCGGCTGTACCGTCTGAACGCTGCGCCCTTGGGCTAAGAGCGATGGATCATGGAAAAGATTATTTTACTGATAAAACGCCATTCACGACATTTGAACAGCTAGCAAAAGCGAAAGCCAAAACCAAGGCAACTGGACGAAAATACATGGTTTATTATAGTGAACGTCTCCACGTGGAAAGTGCTGTTTTTGCTGGTCAATTGATTGAAGAAGGAGCGATCGGAAGGGTGCTTCAGGTCATGGGATTGGGGCCGCATCAATTAAGGGCTCAATCAAGACCAAAATGGTTTTTTCAAAAGGAAAAGTACGGAGGGATTTTATGTGATATCGCCAGTCATCAAATTGAGCAATTTCTCTATTATTCAGGTGCGAAGGATGCTGATGTGTTGCACAGTAAAGTAGCCAATTATCATCATAAGGAGATGTATCCGGAATTAGAAGATTTCGGTGATGCGACCCTTGTTGGTGACAATGGAGCAACAAATTATTTCCGTGTCGACTGGTTTACACCCGATGGACTCGGAACATGGGGGGACGGAAGATCGTTAATCCTCGGAACCGAAGGATATATTGAAATTCGTAAATATATTGATGTTGCCAGGGAGGATAGCGGTGATCATTTATACCTAGTTAATGGTAATAACAGGAAACATTATTCACTTCAAGGTCAAGTTGGGTACCCATTTTTCGGTCAACTGATTCTTGACTGTATCAATCGAACGGAAAACGCCATGACGCAGGAACATGCCTTTAAGGCGGCGGAGTTATGTTTACAAGCACAGGAAAAGGCTGTTCGTGTGGAATGA
- a CDS encoding TraB/GumN family protein translates to MSVENENITRINLDGKELILIGTAHVSKHSAEQVKEVIASERPDSVCIELDEQRYQSIMDESQWRDMDIFKVIKERKATLLLMNLAISSFQKRMAKQFDINPGQEMIQGIESAQEAEANLVLADRNIQTTFSRIWHGVGLWGKVKLLLQIIFSIFNQESISEEELEALKSQDMLNSMLHDFTVSFPELKTPLIDERDQYLSQKIKEAPGNKVVAVLGAAHVPGIKEAIKQKHDLARLSEQPAKSKVPKIIAWTIPILILAVIAYTFFTNPSAGFQQTISWIIWNGAFSAIGTAIALGHPLTILTSFIAAPLTSLNPLIAAGWFAGIVQAYIRRPSVGDFESLSEDVFSVKGFWGNKVTRILLIVVLANLGSTLGTVIGGADVVRLFIENL, encoded by the coding sequence ATGTCTGTAGAAAACGAGAACATCACTAGGATAAATTTGGATGGTAAAGAACTTATACTAATTGGAACGGCCCACGTATCAAAGCATAGCGCTGAGCAAGTTAAGGAAGTTATCGCATCTGAACGACCGGACTCTGTTTGTATCGAACTGGATGAACAAAGATATCAATCGATTATGGATGAAAGTCAATGGCGGGATATGGACATATTTAAAGTGATCAAAGAAAGGAAAGCCACACTACTTTTAATGAATCTTGCCATATCATCCTTTCAAAAGCGCATGGCAAAGCAATTTGATATTAATCCTGGACAAGAAATGATTCAGGGAATTGAATCAGCTCAAGAAGCGGAGGCCAACCTCGTACTTGCTGACAGGAACATTCAGACAACCTTTTCTCGAATTTGGCATGGTGTTGGGCTATGGGGAAAGGTGAAGCTTCTTCTGCAGATTATCTTTAGCATTTTTAATCAGGAGAGCATCTCAGAAGAAGAGTTAGAAGCCTTGAAATCTCAAGATATGCTGAATTCAATGCTTCATGATTTCACAGTCAGTTTTCCTGAATTAAAAACGCCTCTCATTGATGAACGAGACCAGTATTTATCACAAAAAATTAAAGAGGCACCAGGAAATAAAGTTGTGGCTGTATTGGGTGCGGCCCACGTCCCAGGCATTAAAGAAGCCATTAAACAAAAACATGATTTGGCTCGGTTATCAGAGCAGCCTGCTAAATCCAAAGTCCCTAAGATCATTGCTTGGACGATTCCGATTCTTATTTTGGCAGTCATTGCTTATACCTTTTTTACCAATCCGTCTGCTGGCTTTCAGCAGACAATCAGTTGGATAATATGGAATGGTGCCTTCTCGGCAATCGGAACTGCGATTGCTTTAGGACATCCACTGACTATTTTGACATCCTTTATTGCCGCACCTCTGACTTCCTTAAATCCACTTATCGCAGCGGGATGGTTTGCGGGCATTGTCCAGGCCTATATCCGTAGGCCAAGTGTGGGGGACTTTGAGTCGCTTTCCGAGGATGTTTTTAGTGTTAAAGGTTTTTGGGGGAATAAGGTTACTCGCATTTTACTTATCGTTGTTCTAGCCAACTTAGGGAGTACACTAGGAACGGTGATTGGTGGAGCTGATGTTGTCCGATTATTTATAGAGAACTTATAA
- a CDS encoding SDR family oxidoreductase produces the protein MSNWNGKTIVITGASSGIGEATAERFVQEGANVVLAARRQDRLEEIQNRLDSHEGRVTIKPTDVTSQEDVQNLIQYAINEFGQVDVLFNNAGLMPLSFMKNTKVDEWERMVDVNVKGVLYGIAAVLPHMLERNEGHILTTSSVAGHEVMPTGAVYCGTKFAARVIMEGLGKEVANSNVRTTSISPGIVATELTDTITDEEALAGMKKGGDITPLQSKDIAEAVFYAVNQPEYVDVNEIIVRPNHQG, from the coding sequence ATGTCAAATTGGAATGGCAAAACGATTGTCATTACTGGGGCAAGTAGCGGTATCGGTGAGGCAACTGCGGAACGATTTGTCCAAGAAGGAGCCAATGTCGTCCTAGCTGCTAGAAGGCAAGACAGGCTGGAAGAGATTCAAAACCGATTGGACAGTCATGAAGGCAGAGTTACAATTAAACCAACGGATGTGACATCCCAAGAAGACGTGCAGAACTTGATTCAGTATGCGATTAATGAATTCGGTCAAGTCGATGTATTGTTTAATAACGCCGGCCTTATGCCATTAAGCTTTATGAAAAACACAAAAGTCGATGAATGGGAAAGAATGGTCGATGTTAACGTGAAAGGCGTCCTGTATGGTATTGCTGCTGTTCTGCCGCACATGCTTGAGCGAAATGAAGGCCATATTCTAACCACTTCCTCTGTAGCTGGACATGAAGTCATGCCAACAGGGGCAGTGTATTGCGGTACAAAATTTGCTGCTAGAGTGATTATGGAAGGATTGGGTAAAGAAGTAGCGAACAGCAATGTTCGGACGACATCCATTTCACCAGGTATCGTTGCTACCGAATTAACCGACACCATCACAGATGAAGAAGCGTTAGCTGGGATGAAAAAAGGCGGCGACATCACGCCGCTCCAAAGTAAAGACATTGCTGAAGCCGTATTTTATGCTGTTAACCAACCTGAATATGTTGATGTTAACGAAATTATTGTCAGACCGAACCACCAAGGCTAG